The Halanaerobiaceae bacterium ANBcell28 genome contains the following window.
CGATGGTTTCGATGGTTCATTCTTCCTTCAAAAAAGGAGTTAATTATACTATTAAACTCTTTTATTCTTACACCTGCATTTTTTAATTCTTCAATGTAATTTCTGCTAAGATATAGACTTCCATAAGCATCATAAATTACCCTTACTTTAATTTCTTGCTTTGCTTTCTCAATAAGTAATTCTTTTAATTCTGTACCTAAACTATGATCTCGCAGCATATATACTGATATATGTATATGATTATTAGCATTTTTAATATTTTCAAACAAATCTGCTATTATTGTTTCTTGTTGATATAGTAGTTCAGCAGTATTATTATAAGAAATTTTTTTATTAGAGAGAAAACTATCTATTTGAGAGAGAGCTAATTCACTTGAGTACTTGTTAATCTTTTTTAGATATTGCTCGTCTTGATATCTAATTTGCCAGTTTTGAATAGCAGTATAAAATAGAAAAATTATAGCTAAAATTATTAGAGCTTTAGAAATAATTATTATGTTTTTATTTTTGAATATTTCCTGGATGATTGAAGCCATTATCAAAATAATGAATAGAAATAGAAAGTATGGGTATAAGCCAATAAGAAAAACTACGTCTAAAATAGAAAAGATAATAATTAGAGCAATTATATTTAGTATAAAAAAAAGACTTATTTTCATTTTGTCTCCCTTACCTTTATTGTTACTAGTAAAATAAATCTGTAGGATAAGTCATTCTATTTTAACCAGAAAGAAAGTGCTAAATACATAATAGAGAGTTTTTATTATTCAGTGGATAATATCTGGTATATAAGTTTTAAGATGTATTTATTTTTAAAAAGAATTCATATGTTTCACATATAAGTATAGAATGAATAAATTATCTTATAAGATTGAATTGAGTTTGTCTATTTATTTTCATATAGCTTTAAAAATAGAAGGAGGAAATTATAATGTGGCAGTCAATGCTTTTAGCCGTATCATCTAATCTTAATGATCTAACAGTTGGTTTTTCCTATGGATTGAATGAGGGGAAAATACCCTGGAAAGGAATCGCTATTATTGCTATAATTTCAGGTCTTACTATGGCAATAGGATTATTATTGGGGACTCTACTATCTCCCTTCTTATTAGATGGAATAGAAAAATACATTAGTGCATTTGTTTTTGCGTCTTTTGGTATATGGTTTGTGTATCAAGGTCTTACAAATGAAATAAACTATAAATTTATAAAGAAGTATACCATATTATGTAAAAGAATTAGTTTGCTTTCACTTATTACTATGGGATTAGCTCTTGGCTTAGACTCAATGGCCCTTGGTTTTTCAGGTGGTTTAGGTAATTATCCTATTGTCTTAACAAGTTTATTAACTTCATTATTTAGTTTTCTTTTCCTATGCATAGGTATCCATCTAGGTTCTAAATTATCTAAGTGGTTAAGTGGATATTCTAATATTATTGCTGGAATTATATTAATTGTAATTGCTATATTGGAGCTGATTTAAATTGAAATTTTACAAATTATGATCTCAAACTTCGCAGTTGCTATAATAGTTTTAATATACTTTTTGCTTAGCCATCTGCTGAATGAACGTTAAAAAAGCACCAACCCCGCATGGAAGGCTATGAATGGTTAACAAAACACTGTGGCAGCGTATCAAACTTAATTAGTTTGTTTTGTTAATGGCTAAGAAATTATCTGCCTTAATAGATTGCTAATAATTTCTGGCATCAAGAAATTTACATTTAAAAACATGATGGCAAAGCCAATTTGTTATTATAGCCTGGAAGAGGAGTTGGGGGTAGCTTTTTTTGGTGAATGAAGTTATGGCTAAGCAGGCTTTATGATATAAATTCATCTGCGAAGTTTGAGTTATGATTAAATTAATTAAAGGATATTCTGCATATAAATAGCAAGCTCCAAATAGAAGAGGAACTTGTTATTTATATTTTAAATATTAATTAATCTTATATTTGAATACATGATAAGTAGTAGGCTCTAATTTTATATTAAAACAGCATGTATCATTGTTTAATTGTAAACTTTGTACTTTTTCATTATTATCTAGTGAATATAATTCCACATTATTAGCTTTAATAATAAGATTGGTTTCACTTCTATGAGGAAGGAAAGATTCAATAATTAGGGTATTATTGTCATAGAGAAATAAAGCAATCTTACTATGTCCCTCAATATATATATCTTCTTTATCTAAAAACACCTGTCTAATTTTGTTAAGAACTTCTATGGGTAAATTATATAAATCAGAATAATTATCAGGTATAGTTAGGGTATAAACATTACCTAATCCATAATGATCATGTAATAATATAGGATAACCATCTTCCTCTTTTATTGCTGTAATAATTGGCCAGGATGCATTGTTTTTATAATTTAAGACAGGGAAGCTAATTCCTTTATGATGATCAGTATAATTTGCAAAAGCACAGACACTGGTCTCAATACCATATTGACTAGAGTGAACTTTTCTATTAGTATATTTTACAGAACTTAATTCTCTAATTCCTTTGCCTTGCATTTTTTCTACAAAGCCAGATGTCATTATAAGATCGCCGCCATTACTTAAATAATCCTTGACTTTCTTCATTATCTCAGGATCTTTACTTGAATTAGCAGTTAATAAAATACTTGCTTCTGATTTTGGAAAATATGGAACAGGTTCCAGTGGGATTCCTAACATACCAAGATAATCATAAAGGTGGTCTTCACCATCTGCATGGTGTGGTTCATATACATAAATGCCGATAGGCTCACCTAAATTATCAGAAATATTATCCAGTCTATCTAGTTCATGACCAAGAGCTGGTACAAAAGCAGAATTTTTCAAACCACCAAAACTAAATAGCATTAGTTCTTTTGCCTTTGAAAAGGCTGTTAAATATGCTTGTTCAAGATAATACCCTATATTATGTATGCAATCAATCCAATCAAACCAACCACCACCATTGAAACCAGGTTTGACATTTTCCATCCATCGCATTAGAGAATAACTTGCATATCTAGGTAAATGTTGATGTGTATATTTTGTATCTCTAGTTTCTGTTCCTGTATATATAAAGTCAAAAAGCTCCGACTGCTCTTTTGTGTTATAGCCAGTTTCTTGAAAGGATTCAATCCAATTAGGGAACTTTATGATTATTTTAAGATCAGGGTTTATTTTGCGCGCAGGTTTTATAATTAGATTTTCTGATACTTCTTTCATGAGCTTTAATCTAAATTCTTCCCAAGTTAAATCACCTTTTTTTTCTATACAAGATGGACAAGAACAATTGCTGAAGAAAAAATCATCTAATATAAATTCGTCAAATAAAGAAGCAGTATATTTGGAAATTTCTTTTATTTCCTGTCGCATTTTTTTCTTTGTATAACAATAAACATTTAGAAATCTTTGACCTTCTTGATTATTTCCTGTAGTAGGTGTAATACCTCCAGCTATTTTCAATCCTTTACCTTCAAAGATACTAATAATCTTTTTCATTTCTTTTTTAGGAATATCTACATTTGTTCTATGTGTTTCAAGATATACTTTGTCTAGTTTTAAGTATTTTTGAAAAAAATCAATATCCTTTTTTAATTCTTCTTCTTTGTTTTGATAGCTAGCTAGCGTTGTAGCGGGGCAATAAATAGCTAAATTAAAATTTTTATAATTCATAAAATCCCTCCTGAAGATAGTGTTTTGCTAAGAATCTTAATATTATTATAATATAAATATTTTAAAAATTCTATCTTTAATTCACTTTTTAAAATTATATTTAAGGTTTATTGAATACATAGTATAAAAAAACTGTTAATACCAGAAATTAGGGATCTTATCTGGGAGAGTTTTATTTGACTTTGATTAATTATGAAAGAGGCTTATTTTAAAATATAGTAATAGTTTTTTAAAAATTGCATAATGTATTTACGATAGAAGTGAAATAATTAGAAGGATTCTTTTTGCTATTGTAGAAATATAATATAGAGAAAAATTTAGGGGGAATAGATATTGGAATGTGAAAAAATTTATCCGGGAATTAGAAAATCTTTTTTATTATTAGTGTTATTTTTAGTATTACATATGATAGTTAGCTATTTAGCTGCATTTTTTATAAGTATTTTTGATATTCTTGGCAAAGTATTTAGAGGAGAAGATATAGAACAATCAGTAGAGATGATAGAAGAATTTATATTAAGTAATTCAGGATATATATCTATTATTGCTTTAATAATACCTACAATTATTATTGGATTTATTATTATGACTAAACGACAAATAACTTTAAGTGATTTGCTCTTTCAAAATATAGATAAAGCAAAAATAAAGATGTTAATAATACTAACTATTACAACCTTACTTATTTTAATTTTTAATTTATATATTTCATCTTTTCTTATAATTATTTTCAACTTAAATGAATTGTTTACTGCTGGATCAGAAGCGATTGCTTATGCTATAAGTGGACTTCAA
Protein-coding sequences here:
- a CDS encoding manganese efflux pump is translated as MWQSMLLAVSSNLNDLTVGFSYGLNEGKIPWKGIAIIAIISGLTMAIGLLLGTLLSPFLLDGIEKYISAFVFASFGIWFVYQGLTNEINYKFIKKYTILCKRISLLSLITMGLALGLDSMALGFSGGLGNYPIVLTSLLTSLFSFLFLCIGIHLGSKLSKWLSGYSNIIAGIILIVIAILELI
- a CDS encoding CPBP family intramembrane glutamic endopeptidase is translated as MECEKIYPGIRKSFLLLVLFLVLHMIVSYLAAFFISIFDILGKVFRGEDIEQSVEMIEEFILSNSGYISIIALIIPTIIIGFIIMTKRQITLSDLLFQNIDKAKIKMLIILTITTLLILIFNLYISSFLIIIFNLNELFTAGSEAIAYAISGLQGFLLALIVAPIAEEIIFRGLFLEGIASRHSAKKSIFTTAFMFSIFHMNLPQLIPSFILGLFLGYVYIKTKSLILCIYIHFVNNIIPFVVSQIDFEGVSEEVETTLTIGATDIFIFISFTILLFISLLYLKNYFDKLEDDPINNSGESLNI